Proteins encoded together in one Pseudoroseomonas cervicalis window:
- a CDS encoding thermonuclease family protein codes for MRRRPSSPRLPRGAGRRAGPWAAVALVVAGLLGAGQVTEADWMRLGTSLWRAITAPETREAPRRAAPPAEPFSGRPRVIDGDTLDVAGIRVRMQGIDAFESDQQCSRRGGGRFACGAEARDRLAALIDGREITCTPDGTQTHGRSVAVCTVRQGGQEIDLNAAMVRSGLAFDCPRYSRGRYAEAEAEAKEQGAGAWGGRFAYPWSHRDRSGACGR; via the coding sequence ATGAGGCGGCGCCCCTCCTCTCCCCGGCTGCCGCGCGGCGCCGGCCGCCGTGCCGGCCCCTGGGCGGCCGTCGCCCTCGTGGTGGCCGGCCTCCTCGGCGCCGGCCAGGTCACCGAGGCCGATTGGATGCGCCTCGGCACCAGCCTGTGGCGCGCCATCACCGCCCCCGAGACGCGCGAGGCGCCGCGCCGCGCCGCGCCGCCGGCCGAGCCCTTCTCCGGCCGGCCGCGGGTGATCGATGGCGACACGCTGGATGTCGCCGGCATCCGCGTGCGCATGCAGGGCATCGACGCCTTCGAGAGCGACCAGCAATGCAGCCGCCGCGGCGGCGGCCGCTTCGCCTGCGGCGCCGAGGCACGCGACCGGCTGGCCGCGCTGATCGACGGGCGCGAGATCACCTGCACCCCGGATGGCACGCAGACGCATGGCCGCTCGGTCGCCGTCTGCACGGTGCGGCAGGGCGGGCAGGAGATCGACCTGAACGCCGCCATGGTGCGCTCCGGCCTCGCCTTCGACTGCCCGCGCTATTCGCGCGGCCGCTACGCGGAGGCGGAGGCGGAGGCCAAGGAACAGGGCGCCGGCGCCTGGGGCGGGCGCTTCGCCTATCCCTGGTCGCATCGCGACCGTTCGGGGGCCTGCGGGCGGTGA
- a CDS encoding VOC family protein, whose protein sequence is MSGAESLDHVGVCTRDGPALWAAYERLGFALTPVARQSGRRSPDAPVEPFATGNRCAMLRQGYIELLAILDPGLFANRLDVFLDRYVGMHILAFGMADAALELERLRRAGIDLPGVAHLERPVDDPEGPRARFSRLPLPDAPEGRLQLIQHLTPELLWQERWLEHPNRAVALEGAILVAPDAAASAAALSRLTGAALEPDPAGGYALRLPQGGVRILPPEALGAVLPGVEAPTLPFLAGYVIRTDDGNAAIRARLGEALQPVPGGLMVPPALAGGAALVFAA, encoded by the coding sequence ATGAGCGGCGCCGAAAGCCTGGACCATGTCGGGGTCTGCACGCGCGACGGGCCGGCCCTCTGGGCGGCCTATGAGCGGCTGGGCTTCGCGCTGACGCCGGTCGCCCGGCAATCCGGCCGCCGCAGCCCCGACGCGCCGGTCGAGCCCTTCGCCACCGGCAATCGCTGCGCCATGCTGCGCCAGGGCTATATCGAACTGCTGGCGATCCTCGACCCCGGCCTGTTCGCCAACCGGCTGGACGTGTTCCTCGACCGCTATGTCGGCATGCACATCCTGGCCTTCGGCATGGCGGATGCGGCGCTGGAGCTGGAGCGGCTGCGCCGGGCCGGCATCGACCTGCCGGGCGTCGCGCATCTGGAGCGCCCGGTGGACGATCCGGAGGGGCCGCGCGCCCGCTTCTCCCGCCTGCCGCTGCCGGATGCGCCGGAGGGGCGGCTGCAGCTGATCCAGCACCTGACGCCGGAGCTGCTGTGGCAGGAGCGCTGGCTGGAGCACCCGAACCGCGCCGTGGCGCTGGAGGGGGCGATCCTGGTCGCCCCGGACGCCGCCGCCAGCGCCGCCGCCCTGTCGCGGCTGACCGGCGCGGCGCTGGAGCCCGACCCCGCCGGCGGCTATGCGCTGCGCCTGCCCCAGGGCGGCGTGCGCATCCTGCCGCCCGAGGCGCTGGGGGCCGTGCTGCCGGGGGTGGAGGCGCCGACGCTGCCCTTCCTGGCCGGCTATGTCATCCGCACCGATGACGGCAATGCCGCCATCCGCGCGCGCCTCGGCGAGGCGCTGCAGCCGGTGCCTGGCGGGCTGATGGTGCCGCCCGCCTTGGCCGGCGGCGCAGCCCTGGTCTTCGCCGCATGA
- a CDS encoding aminoglycoside phosphotransferase family protein, with protein MTSSPDPASPSPPASKVDAFLARHGYAAASRLPLPQDAGHRRYTRLAGGPRPALLMDCAEAGRVGLTPAQDILPFIGLAQHISGAGLSAPLILAEEVPDGLLLVEDFGADTHATLLDAGADPLPLYLEAAETLAALHRTPPPPGLPLWEAERMAATAADTFLGWWWPAALGAAPPEDVRAEFQAAMRAMLAPFAGAGGFVHRDYFPANLIRLPGRAGPRRTGILDFQDAGLGHPAYDLVSLLEDARRDVAPAVREAALARYLALRPELRPEDFHAALAAMAAQRHLRVAALWVRLARRDGKPAYLAHGPRCWALLARALQHPATAPLAAFLDRHVPAAQRRNPDGLS; from the coding sequence ATGACCTCGTCGCCCGACCCCGCCAGCCCGAGCCCCCCTGCCAGCAAGGTGGACGCCTTCCTCGCCCGGCATGGCTACGCCGCGGCTTCGCGCCTGCCGCTGCCGCAGGATGCCGGCCATCGCCGCTACACCCGCCTGGCCGGCGGGCCGCGCCCGGCCCTGCTGATGGATTGCGCCGAGGCCGGCCGAGTCGGCCTGACGCCGGCGCAGGACATCCTGCCCTTCATCGGCCTGGCGCAGCACATCTCCGGCGCCGGCCTCTCCGCGCCGCTGATCCTGGCCGAGGAGGTGCCGGACGGGCTGCTGCTGGTCGAGGATTTCGGCGCCGACACCCACGCCACCCTGCTCGATGCCGGGGCCGATCCGCTGCCGCTCTATCTGGAGGCGGCGGAGACGCTCGCCGCCCTGCACCGCACCCCGCCGCCCCCTGGCCTGCCGCTCTGGGAGGCCGAGCGCATGGCGGCGACGGCGGCCGACACCTTTCTGGGCTGGTGGTGGCCGGCGGCCCTCGGCGCCGCGCCGCCGGAAGACGTCCGCGCCGAGTTCCAGGCGGCGATGCGGGCCATGCTGGCGCCCTTCGCCGGCGCGGGCGGCTTTGTCCATCGCGACTATTTCCCGGCCAACCTGATCCGCCTGCCCGGGCGCGCCGGGCCGCGCCGCACCGGCATCCTCGACTTCCAGGATGCCGGGCTGGGCCACCCCGCCTATGACCTGGTCAGCCTGCTGGAGGATGCGCGGCGCGACGTCGCCCCGGCGGTGCGGGAGGCCGCGCTGGCGCGCTACCTGGCGCTGCGGCCGGAACTGCGACCGGAAGACTTCCACGCCGCGCTCGCCGCCATGGCGGCGCAGCGGCATCTGCGCGTTGCCGCCCTCTGGGTGCGGCTGGCGCGGCGCGACGGCAAGCCGGCCTATCTGGCGCATGGCCCGCGCTGCTGGGCGCTGCTGGCGCGCGCCTTGCAACACCCGGCGACGGCGCCGCTCGCCGCCTTCCTCGACCGCCATGTGCCGGCCGCACAGCGGCGCAACCCCGACGGCCTCTCCTGA
- a CDS encoding MAPEG family protein, whose product MPFPTLTAFYGALLGLLFLALSFAVSAGRARWNAHHGDAGQERLRRLIRIQANFAEYVPLTLLLLGLAEAGGAAPWLVHALLLALLAARLAHPPGMLAAEGSALQYTLRAPAMLVQWAVLLAACALLLLR is encoded by the coding sequence ATGCCTTTCCCCACCCTCACCGCCTTCTATGGCGCGCTGCTGGGCCTGCTGTTCCTGGCGCTGTCCTTTGCCGTCTCGGCCGGGCGGGCGCGCTGGAACGCGCATCACGGCGATGCCGGGCAGGAGCGGCTGCGGCGGCTGATCCGCATCCAGGCCAATTTCGCCGAATATGTGCCGCTGACCCTGCTGCTGCTGGGCCTGGCCGAGGCCGGCGGCGCCGCGCCCTGGCTGGTGCACGCCCTGCTGCTGGCGCTGCTGGCGGCGCGGCTGGCGCATCCGCCGGGCATGCTGGCGGCGGAGGGCTCGGCGCTGCAATACACGCTGCGGGCGCCGGCGATGCTGGTGCAATGGGCGGTCCTGCTGGCCGCCTGCGCCCTGCTGCTGCTGCGCTGA
- the tsaE gene encoding tRNA (adenosine(37)-N6)-threonylcarbamoyltransferase complex ATPase subunit type 1 TsaE produces the protein MADTLHLTLPDLAATEALAARAAALARPGDALLLEGPLGAGKSAFCRAFLRAAAGDPGLEVPSPSFTLVQGYELPQGPAAHYDLYRLSGPDELEELGWEEAREGIVLVEWPDRLGWLTPEDALRITLRPDAEGEARQASLSGWEDRLPALAGL, from the coding sequence ATGGCCGACACGCTGCACCTGACCCTCCCCGATCTCGCCGCCACCGAGGCGCTGGCGGCACGCGCCGCGGCGCTGGCCCGGCCCGGCGACGCGCTGCTGCTGGAGGGGCCGCTCGGCGCCGGCAAATCCGCCTTCTGCCGCGCCTTCCTGCGCGCCGCCGCCGGCGATCCGGGGCTGGAGGTGCCCTCCCCCAGCTTCACCCTGGTGCAGGGCTATGAGCTGCCGCAGGGCCCGGCCGCGCATTACGACCTCTACCGCCTCTCCGGCCCCGACGAGCTGGAGGAGCTGGGCTGGGAGGAGGCGCGCGAGGGCATCGTGCTGGTCGAATGGCCGGACCGGCTGGGCTGGCTGACGCCGGAGGACGCGCTGCGCATCACGCTCCGCCCCGATGCCGAGGGCGAGGCGCGACAGGCCAGCCTCTCCGGCTGGGAGGACCGGCTGCCCGCCCTGGCCGGGCTGTGA
- the mtgA gene encoding monofunctional biosynthetic peptidoglycan transglycosylase, producing MRGRRALARLWPRRWWARLGLGLLLGPPLLILLFRFVPVPVTPLMLLRAAQGHGIEQHWVAYDAIDRALPRAVIAAEDNGFCGQWFGFDFPALRGEIAALLEGDRPRGASTITMQLAKNLFLWPGRDPLRKLLEAWLTPQISLLWPKRRILEVYLNIVEFGPGLYGAEAASRAFWGRSAADLSAGQAALLAVVLPLPLEWSAAAPGPYVRERAALIQRRVGQLGGALDCAG from the coding sequence GTGAGGGGGCGGCGCGCCCTGGCCCGGCTGTGGCCGCGCCGCTGGTGGGCGCGGCTCGGCCTCGGGCTGCTGCTGGGGCCGCCGCTGCTGATCCTGCTCTTCCGCTTCGTCCCCGTGCCGGTGACGCCGCTGATGCTGCTGCGCGCCGCCCAGGGGCATGGCATCGAGCAGCACTGGGTGGCCTATGACGCGATCGACCGCGCCCTGCCGCGCGCGGTGATCGCGGCCGAGGATAATGGCTTCTGCGGCCAGTGGTTCGGCTTCGACTTCCCGGCCCTGCGCGGCGAGATCGCGGCGCTGCTGGAGGGCGACCGGCCGCGGGGGGCCAGCACCATCACCATGCAGCTGGCCAAGAACCTGTTCCTGTGGCCGGGGCGCGACCCGCTGCGCAAGCTGCTGGAGGCCTGGCTGACGCCGCAGATTTCCCTGCTTTGGCCGAAGCGGCGGATCCTCGAGGTCTATCTGAACATCGTCGAGTTCGGCCCGGGCCTCTATGGCGCGGAGGCGGCCTCGCGCGCCTTCTGGGGGCGCAGCGCGGCGGATCTCTCGGCCGGGCAGGCGGCGCTGCTGGCGGTGGTGCTGCCGCTGCCGCTGGAATGGTCGGCCGCCGCGCCGGGCCCCTATGTGCGGGAACGGGCGGCGCTGATCCAGCGCCGGGTCGGGCAGCTGGGCGGCGCGCTGGACTGCGCCGGCTAG
- a CDS encoding glutathione S-transferase N-terminal domain-containing protein, producing MAEGRLFIGTKMYSSWSLRGWLAVQLAGLAVEEVVIPLAGGATAAVKEATPSGTVPYLEHRGARIWESLAILEYCAEIAPGLWPADRAQRAAARSIASEMHAGFRGLRMAMPMTILNRFPGQGRTPEALADIARIEAIWQAALRDSGGPFLFGAELTGADIMFAPVACRFLTWEPDLTPLSRGYVAALRAHPLMARWYAEAAAEPEAWKLPKYEQVGDVA from the coding sequence ATGGCTGAGGGCCGGCTGTTCATCGGCACCAAGATGTATTCCTCCTGGTCGCTGCGCGGCTGGCTCGCCGTGCAGCTGGCCGGGCTGGCGGTGGAGGAGGTGGTGATCCCGCTGGCCGGCGGCGCCACCGCGGCGGTGAAGGAGGCGACGCCCTCCGGCACCGTGCCCTATCTGGAGCATCGCGGCGCCCGCATCTGGGAAAGCCTGGCGATCCTGGAATACTGCGCCGAGATCGCCCCTGGCCTGTGGCCCGCCGACAGGGCGCAGCGCGCGGCGGCGCGCAGCATCGCCTCCGAGATGCATGCCGGCTTCCGCGGCCTGCGCATGGCCATGCCGATGACCATCCTGAACCGCTTCCCCGGACAGGGCCGCACGCCGGAGGCGCTGGCCGACATCGCCCGCATCGAGGCGATCTGGCAGGCGGCGCTGCGCGATTCGGGCGGCCCCTTCCTGTTCGGCGCCGAGCTGACCGGCGCCGACATCATGTTCGCCCCCGTCGCCTGCCGCTTCCTGACCTGGGAGCCGGACCTCACGCCGCTCAGCCGCGGCTATGTGGCGGCGCTGCGGGCGCATCCGCTGATGGCCCGCTGGTATGCCGAGGCCGCCGCCGAGCCCGAGGCCTGGAAACTGCCGAAGTATGAGCAGGTGGGGGACGTGGCATGA
- a CDS encoding NAD(P)/FAD-dependent oxidoreductase — protein sequence MPDHSPAPHVAVEADVAIIGAGPTGLFAVFECGMLRMKCVVIDTLEAIGGQCAALYPEKPIYDIPAHPAIAGAELIARLEEQAAPFAPIYLLGRRVDALAQRPEGGFELRTSRDEVVRAKAVILAAGAGAFGPNRPPLNDLPAYEASGAVRYLVARREEFRNKRVVIAGGGDSAVDWALSLKDIAAKVTVVHRRPKFRAAPESVAQMEAAAARGEIDLAIPYQLHSLRGEGGELSEVVLATLKGEERAVPADHLLAFFGLSMELGPIAEWGLGLERSHVTVEPSTCMTSLDGVHAIGDIATYPGKLKLILQGFAEAAMAAHAIHPRVFPGEALHFEYSTSKGVPLG from the coding sequence ATGCCTGACCACTCGCCCGCCCCCCATGTCGCGGTGGAGGCCGATGTCGCCATCATCGGCGCCGGCCCGACCGGGCTGTTCGCGGTGTTCGAATGCGGCATGCTGCGCATGAAATGCGTGGTGATCGACACGCTGGAGGCGATCGGCGGGCAATGCGCCGCGCTCTATCCGGAGAAGCCGATCTACGACATCCCCGCCCATCCGGCGATCGCCGGGGCGGAGCTGATCGCGCGGCTGGAGGAGCAGGCGGCGCCCTTCGCCCCGATCTACCTGCTGGGCCGCCGGGTCGATGCGCTGGCGCAGCGCCCGGAGGGCGGCTTCGAGCTGCGCACCAGCCGTGACGAGGTGGTGCGCGCCAAGGCGGTGATCCTGGCCGCCGGCGCCGGCGCCTTCGGCCCCAACCGGCCGCCGCTGAACGATTTGCCGGCCTATGAGGCCAGCGGCGCCGTGCGCTACCTGGTGGCGCGGCGCGAGGAGTTCCGCAACAAGCGGGTGGTGATCGCCGGCGGCGGCGATTCGGCGGTGGATTGGGCGCTGAGCCTGAAGGACATCGCCGCCAAGGTGACGGTGGTGCATCGCCGCCCGAAATTCCGCGCCGCGCCCGAGAGTGTCGCGCAGATGGAGGCCGCCGCCGCGCGCGGCGAGATCGACCTGGCCATCCCCTACCAGCTGCACAGCCTGCGCGGCGAGGGCGGCGAACTGTCCGAGGTGGTGCTGGCCACGCTGAAGGGCGAGGAGCGCGCGGTGCCGGCCGACCATCTGCTGGCCTTTTTCGGCCTGTCGATGGAGCTGGGCCCGATCGCCGAATGGGGGCTGGGGCTGGAGCGCAGCCATGTCACCGTCGAGCCCTCCACCTGCATGACCAGCCTGGACGGGGTGCACGCCATTGGTGACATCGCGACCTATCCGGGCAAGCTGAAGCTGATCCTGCAGGGCTTCGCCGAGGCGGCGATGGCGGCGCATGCCATCCATCCGCGCGTCTTCCCGGGCGAGGCGCTGCATTTCGAGTACAGCACCTCGAAGGGCGTGCCGCTGGGCTGA
- a CDS encoding acyltransferase — protein MPPLLPARRLPVLDAGRGIAALLVMLFHISDTAFQNMFGQRPVGAAFAFGYAGLDFFFVLSGFIIMHGHAGDLGRPGRVLPYLRKRISRVYPAYWVVTLLYAGLAAAGPGLPPGQFAASLLLLPGQPLLLGVAWTLVHEMLFYLLFALAILAPRAGLALGLAWVALSLLLPRGIGALADVLFELRHVEFLIGVLAAWAVRHAPPRRPLALAAAGGGLFALTAGLDVLQAATGGSALPPQGFILAYGLASGALIAGLAAREAAAPLRLPRPLLMLGEASYSLYLTHLLAYSLLARLALALHLPALLPGWALLALLAAGITAAGLLFHRLVERPLLRLARGTGPVIAPHPTATA, from the coding sequence ATGCCGCCCCTGCTCCCCGCCCGACGACTGCCCGTGCTGGACGCCGGACGCGGCATCGCCGCCTTGCTGGTGATGCTGTTCCACATCAGCGACACCGCCTTCCAGAACATGTTCGGCCAGCGCCCGGTCGGCGCCGCCTTCGCCTTCGGCTATGCCGGGCTCGACTTCTTCTTCGTGCTCAGCGGCTTCATCATCATGCATGGGCATGCCGGCGATCTCGGCCGGCCCGGGCGGGTGCTGCCCTATCTGCGCAAGCGCATCAGCCGCGTCTATCCGGCCTATTGGGTCGTCACCCTGCTCTATGCCGGGCTGGCGGCGGCGGGGCCGGGGCTGCCGCCGGGGCAGTTCGCCGCCTCGCTGCTGCTGCTGCCGGGCCAGCCCCTGCTGCTCGGCGTGGCCTGGACGCTGGTGCATGAGATGCTGTTCTACCTGCTCTTCGCCCTGGCCATCCTGGCGCCGCGCGCCGGGCTGGCGCTGGGCCTGGCCTGGGTGGCGCTGTCGCTGCTGCTGCCCCGGGGCATCGGCGCCCTGGCCGATGTGCTGTTCGAGCTGCGCCATGTGGAATTCCTGATCGGCGTGCTGGCCGCCTGGGCGGTGCGCCACGCCCCGCCGCGCCGGCCGCTGGCCCTCGCCGCGGCGGGCGGCGGCCTCTTCGCCCTTACCGCCGGGCTGGACGTGCTGCAGGCGGCCACCGGCGGTTCGGCGCTGCCGCCGCAGGGCTTCATCCTGGCCTATGGCCTGGCCAGCGGCGCCCTCATCGCCGGGCTGGCGGCGCGGGAGGCAGCGGCGCCGCTGCGCCTGCCCCGCCCGCTGCTGATGCTGGGCGAGGCCTCCTACAGCCTCTATCTGACGCATCTCCTGGCCTACAGCCTGCTGGCGCGGCTGGCCCTGGCGCTGCACCTGCCCGCGCTGCTGCCCGGCTGGGCGCTGCTGGCGCTGCTGGCCGCCGGCATCACCGCCGCCGGCTTGCTCTTCCACCGGCTGGTGGAGCGGCCGCTGCTGCGCCTGGCGCGCGGCACCGGCCCGGTCATCGCCCCCCACCCGACGGCGACGGCCTGA
- a CDS encoding YihY/virulence factor BrkB family protein, translated as MHRAWWLIRQTVLGFIEDDALSRGAAIAFYTVTSLAPVLIIAIAIAGSVFGEEAARGAIVDQLGGLMGAAGAELVQSIIVSASNPTSGLLASVFGVVTLLLTASGVFGEIQSSLNQIWRAEPRTSVSRLLQARAASLGLVATLGFLLLVSLVVSAALHALGQALDGRLPAVALAVRLANVLISFALVALLFAAIYKILPDRKLEWRDVIVGAIATTLLFNLGKTLIGLYLGSSAIGTTYGAAGSAVIVLLWIYYSAQIFLLGAEFTKAWAMHRDSRRWEAARRREAAAPAAAAEDVPERPPIGLPPATS; from the coding sequence ATGCACAGGGCGTGGTGGCTGATCCGGCAGACCGTGCTGGGCTTCATCGAGGATGACGCGCTGAGCCGCGGCGCGGCCATCGCCTTCTACACCGTCACCTCCCTGGCGCCGGTGCTGATCATCGCCATCGCCATCGCCGGCAGCGTCTTCGGCGAGGAGGCGGCGCGCGGCGCCATCGTCGACCAGCTGGGCGGGCTGATGGGCGCGGCCGGGGCGGAGCTGGTGCAGAGCATCATCGTCAGCGCCTCCAACCCCACCTCCGGCCTGCTGGCCAGCGTGTTCGGCGTTGTCACCCTGCTGCTGACGGCCAGCGGCGTGTTCGGCGAGATCCAGTCCAGCCTGAACCAGATCTGGCGCGCCGAGCCGCGCACCAGCGTCTCCCGCCTGCTGCAGGCGCGGGCGGCGAGCCTCGGCCTGGTGGCGACGCTGGGTTTCCTGCTGCTGGTCTCGCTGGTGGTCAGCGCGGCGCTGCATGCGCTGGGCCAGGCGCTGGACGGAAGGCTGCCGGCCGTCGCATTGGCGGTGCGGCTGGCCAATGTGCTGATCTCCTTTGCGCTGGTCGCCCTGCTGTTCGCGGCGATCTACAAGATCCTGCCCGACCGCAAGCTGGAATGGCGCGACGTGATCGTCGGCGCCATCGCCACCACCCTGCTGTTCAACCTCGGCAAGACGCTGATCGGGCTGTATCTCGGCAGCAGCGCCATCGGCACCACCTATGGCGCCGCCGGCTCGGCGGTGATCGTGCTGCTGTGGATCTACTATTCGGCGCAGATCTTCCTGCTCGGCGCCGAATTCACCAAGGCCTGGGCGATGCACCGCGATTCGCGGCGCTGGGAGGCGGCGCGGCGGCGCGAGGCGGCGGCGCCCGCTGCGGCGGCCGAGGATGTGCCGGAACGCCCGCCGATCGGCCTGCCGCCGGCCACCTCCTGA
- a CDS encoding nucleotidyltransferase family protein encodes MITLSSAMVLAAGLGTRMRPLTEATPKPLLPLAGRTLLDHALDRVEAGGIGNIVVNAHWFPEQVEAVCAARANPPRVLREEEVQETGGGVRDALPLLGEDPFLVVNGDAFWLDGPRPTLERLAERFESDKMDALLLLVRSALVESEVGRGDFLLDPLGRARRPKEREIAPYVYAGVQIVHPRLFQDAPEGRFGMMTLWQRAIEAERLYGLVHDGAWFHLSTPTDLRRAEAALATGLARPHF; translated from the coding sequence GTGATCACCCTCTCCTCCGCCATGGTGCTGGCCGCCGGCCTCGGCACCCGCATGCGGCCGCTCACCGAGGCGACGCCGAAGCCGCTGCTGCCGCTGGCCGGCCGCACCCTGCTCGACCACGCGCTGGACCGGGTGGAGGCGGGCGGCATCGGCAACATCGTGGTCAACGCCCATTGGTTCCCCGAGCAGGTCGAGGCGGTCTGCGCCGCCCGCGCCAACCCGCCCCGCGTGCTGCGCGAGGAGGAGGTGCAGGAGACCGGCGGCGGCGTGCGCGACGCCCTGCCGCTGCTGGGCGAGGACCCCTTCCTGGTGGTCAATGGCGACGCCTTCTGGCTGGACGGCCCGCGGCCGACGCTGGAGCGCCTGGCCGAGCGCTTCGAATCCGACAAGATGGACGCGCTGCTGCTGCTGGTCCGCTCCGCCCTGGTGGAGAGCGAGGTCGGCCGCGGCGATTTCCTGCTCGACCCGCTCGGCCGCGCCCGCCGGCCGAAGGAGCGCGAGATCGCCCCCTACGTCTATGCCGGGGTGCAGATCGTCCATCCGCGCCTGTTCCAGGACGCGCCCGAGGGCCGCTTCGGCATGATGACGCTGTGGCAGCGCGCCATCGAGGCCGAGCGCCTCTACGGCCTGGTGCATGACGGCGCCTGGTTCCACCTCTCGACGCCGACCGACCTGCGCCGCGCCGAAGCCGCCCTCGCCACCGGCCTCGCCCGCCCGCATTTTTGA